Proteins co-encoded in one Candidatus Kapaibacterium sp. genomic window:
- a CDS encoding FAD-dependent oxidoreductase, whose protein sequence is MSSRRDFLHLFLRLGLLALPLTTGCRTNSRCLAMDGDDDNLLRLRLWYQRWQPAHQLFWRKQSVAAPSRTYRCDVLVVGAGPAGLTAAWLLQRLGYDVRVVEHEPTVGGAARTEAWKDALIPCGALYFAELSSVLREVLQATDLQPVPIADDALWLEGRAYRTFWRDDVLSELPIPRAERHAFRRFRTELQELPIPPYPLPNPLPPRWQATAAQPAEQFVSAYGSPTLTKLLNAYARSAMGASLVEVSTYCLRDFYSGELGREFGYPRYSFLGGLAALCQRMAQQIGAERIWRQCTAVHCEHLSSGRVRTLCVAEDGPAFAVEAAAVVAATPKFVAKHYLPELPPAQQQAMLRLRYAPYLTVHLQTPFRLVPEQTFSLWVPEAQHFTDVVDVTPLQPQPVEGFISCIYAPLPMGQRSALLDEQQLRQTVEGIVREALQLLAPGHASAVREAACFVWGHALVVPTPPALLGAAQQASQPVGRIVFANTDNDASPALENAMEHALRAAEAVHQLLHPHPFRSVIRQPNASYLFANGHHAHPVQPVD, encoded by the coding sequence GTGTCCTCCCGCCGCGACTTCCTGCACCTCTTCCTCCGCTTAGGGCTGCTGGCGCTGCCTCTAACTACAGGATGTCGCACAAACTCACGGTGCTTAGCAATGGACGGCGACGATGACAATTTACTACGCCTACGGCTGTGGTACCAGCGGTGGCAACCAGCACACCAGCTCTTCTGGCGCAAGCAGTCTGTAGCTGCTCCCTCTCGTACCTATCGCTGCGACGTACTCGTCGTCGGGGCCGGTCCTGCAGGACTGACCGCTGCTTGGCTGCTCCAGCGCTTGGGCTACGATGTCCGCGTCGTAGAACACGAACCTACTGTCGGAGGTGCTGCGCGGACGGAAGCCTGGAAAGATGCTCTCATCCCCTGTGGAGCACTCTACTTCGCCGAACTCTCCTCAGTCCTCCGCGAAGTACTCCAAGCGACGGACCTTCAACCCGTGCCAATTGCTGACGACGCCCTCTGGCTGGAGGGGAGGGCGTACCGAACATTCTGGCGGGACGACGTCCTCTCCGAGCTCCCCATACCTCGGGCAGAACGACACGCCTTCCGCCGCTTCCGAACCGAACTCCAGGAACTTCCGATTCCTCCTTATCCGCTGCCGAATCCACTCCCGCCCCGATGGCAGGCCACTGCAGCGCAGCCAGCAGAGCAGTTCGTCAGTGCCTACGGCTCCCCAACCCTCACGAAGCTCCTCAACGCGTATGCCCGCTCTGCCATGGGGGCGTCGCTGGTGGAGGTCAGCACGTACTGCCTTCGGGACTTCTACAGCGGAGAGCTCGGCCGAGAGTTCGGCTACCCGCGCTACTCCTTCTTGGGCGGGCTGGCAGCACTATGCCAGCGCATGGCCCAGCAGATTGGAGCAGAACGCATTTGGCGCCAGTGCACTGCCGTCCATTGCGAACACCTCTCTTCTGGACGAGTCCGTACACTCTGCGTAGCCGAGGATGGCCCTGCCTTCGCCGTTGAGGCTGCTGCCGTCGTCGCTGCTACGCCGAAGTTCGTTGCCAAACACTACTTGCCAGAGCTCCCGCCAGCCCAACAGCAGGCAATGCTCCGGCTCCGTTACGCCCCCTACCTAACCGTCCACCTCCAGACTCCATTCCGGCTAGTCCCAGAGCAGACCTTCAGCCTCTGGGTTCCAGAGGCTCAGCACTTCACCGATGTTGTGGACGTCACGCCGCTCCAGCCGCAACCTGTGGAGGGTTTCATCTCCTGCATCTACGCGCCGCTGCCGATGGGCCAACGCTCGGCGCTGCTGGACGAGCAGCAGCTGCGGCAGACCGTAGAGGGTATCGTCCGGGAAGCGCTCCAGCTGCTTGCTCCAGGGCATGCTTCGGCGGTGCGGGAGGCTGCATGCTTCGTCTGGGGCCATGCACTGGTAGTGCCGACCCCACCGGCCCTCCTCGGAGCTGCTCAGCAGGCATCGCAGCCCGTAGGGCGGATTGTCTTCGCCAATACTGACAACGATGCCTCCCCAGCCTTAGAGAACGCCATGGAGCACGCCCTCCGTGCCGCAGAAGCAGTGCACCAGCTCCTCCATCCGCACCCCTTCCGCTCGGTAATCCGCCAGCCTAACGCGTCGTATCTTTTCGCCAACGGTCACCATGCGCATCCGGTACAGCCAGTGGACTGA
- a CDS encoding HAD family hydrolase, producing the protein MKLHWIARRDVERQKAGPMPSGAVFLDRDGIINWRIVGDYVRSPEEFHFLPDIFPFLLGIRHLGLLAIVVTNQQGVAKGLMSLEQLQQVHDHMQQQLIRRIGSGVDDILVCTDPAESNSWYRKPQPGMLVEALRRWQLPPAACWMVGDSATDILAGRRAGVRTIFVGHFPLPEADFCVLNLKEALEIIATHQTAADVRQRLQH; encoded by the coding sequence GTGAAGCTACACTGGATAGCCCGACGCGACGTCGAACGCCAAAAAGCAGGTCCAATGCCTTCAGGTGCTGTCTTCCTAGACCGCGACGGCATCATCAACTGGCGCATCGTCGGAGACTACGTCCGCTCGCCAGAAGAGTTTCACTTCCTGCCGGACATCTTCCCCTTCCTGCTCGGCATCCGGCACCTTGGACTGCTAGCAATCGTCGTCACAAACCAACAGGGTGTTGCCAAGGGCTTGATGAGCCTTGAGCAGCTCCAGCAGGTCCACGATCACATGCAACAGCAACTTATTCGCCGCATCGGCTCTGGCGTGGACGACATCCTCGTCTGCACTGACCCTGCAGAGAGCAACAGTTGGTACCGTAAGCCCCAGCCAGGGATGCTGGTGGAGGCGCTTCGGCGCTGGCAACTCCCTCCGGCAGCTTGCTGGATGGTCGGCGACTCAGCTACCGACATCTTAGCTGGCCGCAGAGCGGGGGTACGCACCATCTTCGTCGGACATTTCCCGCTGCCTGAAGCAGACTTCTGCGTGCTCAACCTCAAGGAAGCCCTGGAGATCATCGCTACACACCAAACGGCTGCCGACGTACGTCAACGATTACAGCATTAG
- the mfd gene encoding transcription-repair coupling factor — translation MNTVTVVQLAERLAERLWKRIEAHMEAGSLTIGGAAGSLASLLVALLWQHYQHPVLLLTPTQEDGERWAQDLVQWCPKASVSLWTRQPRRLWERVRQLDVSQLRAVEVALELLACHNLIVACTPELLSVPLPRPEDLAAQRFQLYVGQEQSPEGLIQRLLHHGFQRVDAVTTVGDVARRGGIVDFFPLGFEEPIRVEFWGDTVESIRCFDPETQRSTGRFEAVGVLGTLLWDHTPARLWDYLPSEALGVVDRPELVRQSFFRHCGEELKLPETWRQIVLNPLEEAQVQLGAVGQPSVGRSVERLAQELRELAEQGYELFLCAPEGASLRRFQQLVAAALRDGGLGDGDAVEDGYGLAQQVRWVEGIPAHGFLWHAERVAVWTEHEVFGRLPRRTAYRRRSAGAMTLRELQQLKVGDYVVHVDHGIGIFDGFQVLTIGDRRQECIRLLYAEGDVLYVPLEYIHKLQRYEAGEGIKPKLHRLGSHEWQTVKQRAKRRLKEIARELVRLYARRKLSSGFAFPADTLWQKEMEAAFPYEDTPDQARATAEVKADMEAPIPMDRLICGDVGFGKTEVAIRAAFKAVQAGKQVAVLVPTTVLAEQHFLTFSERLRPYPVVIAVLSRFRTRQEQREILRQLASGRIDIVIGTHRLLSPDVRFHDLGLLIVDEEHRFGVMAKERLRRLRVNVDTLVLTATPIPRTLHMALIGVRDISLIETPPQNRLPVRTYVVQWDDELIRYAIEAELEREGQVFFVTNHIQGIEQLKERLQRLVPRARFGVAHGRMRARELEEVMEDFLRGRLDVLVCTKIVEAGLDFPRANTIFIHHAEDFGLAELYQLRGRVGRSNVQAYCYLIVPPVEQLTSAALRRLQALEEFTELGSGFRLALRDLEIRGAGNLFGPEQSGFLAQMGFELYQQVLERAIEELKAEEFPELGQRRIPVLKALRNPGLVLDIPGEALLPDDYVPSEGERFYFYKRLYKAEHEAAVDEVVAELRDRFGELPPPAQALVDAVRLRVYLLHTGCTRVRVRPAVLSLELPARGRELFYRYAFPVFVELVHRWSGAQFVQERQRVWVEFPLAGQADTFRLARLIWEELACALHGVEVEAPLELESEVEEEVP, via the coding sequence ATGAACACCGTTACGGTGGTGCAACTCGCTGAGCGGCTTGCGGAGCGGCTCTGGAAGCGGATAGAGGCCCACATGGAGGCGGGAAGCCTTACCATTGGGGGAGCTGCGGGATCGCTTGCGTCTTTGCTGGTTGCGCTCCTCTGGCAGCACTACCAGCATCCAGTGCTACTCCTGACCCCAACCCAAGAGGACGGAGAGCGGTGGGCGCAAGACTTAGTGCAGTGGTGTCCTAAAGCGTCGGTGAGTCTGTGGACACGTCAGCCCAGGCGGCTCTGGGAGCGCGTGCGCCAACTGGATGTCAGCCAGCTCCGAGCAGTGGAGGTAGCGCTCGAACTCCTTGCCTGCCACAATCTAATTGTGGCCTGCACCCCAGAGCTGCTGAGCGTACCGTTGCCGCGACCTGAGGATTTGGCAGCCCAGCGCTTTCAGCTCTATGTTGGGCAGGAGCAGAGTCCGGAAGGGCTCATCCAGCGCCTCCTCCACCATGGGTTCCAGCGGGTGGACGCGGTAACAACCGTGGGAGATGTGGCTCGGCGTGGGGGGATTGTGGACTTCTTCCCTCTCGGCTTCGAGGAGCCGATCCGAGTGGAGTTCTGGGGAGATACGGTGGAGTCCATACGCTGCTTCGATCCCGAAACGCAGCGGAGTACAGGTCGGTTTGAGGCTGTAGGGGTGCTCGGCACCCTCCTCTGGGACCACACACCTGCACGGCTTTGGGACTACCTGCCGTCGGAGGCTTTGGGAGTGGTGGACCGTCCTGAGCTAGTTCGCCAGTCCTTCTTCCGGCATTGCGGAGAAGAGCTCAAGCTACCGGAGACCTGGCGACAGATCGTGCTCAATCCGCTGGAGGAAGCACAAGTGCAGCTTGGGGCAGTTGGACAGCCCTCAGTTGGGCGCTCAGTAGAACGACTAGCTCAAGAGCTTCGAGAGCTGGCTGAACAGGGTTACGAGCTCTTCCTCTGCGCTCCGGAGGGTGCTTCGCTACGTCGCTTCCAGCAGCTTGTGGCGGCGGCTCTTCGGGATGGAGGGCTCGGCGATGGGGATGCCGTCGAGGATGGCTATGGTCTTGCCCAGCAGGTTCGGTGGGTGGAGGGAATACCTGCACATGGCTTCCTCTGGCATGCTGAGCGGGTAGCCGTGTGGACTGAACACGAGGTCTTCGGGCGCCTGCCGAGGCGAACGGCGTATCGGCGGCGGAGTGCTGGTGCAATGACCCTTCGTGAGCTCCAGCAGCTTAAGGTCGGGGACTACGTAGTGCACGTGGACCACGGTATCGGCATCTTCGATGGCTTCCAAGTGCTCACGATTGGCGACAGACGGCAGGAGTGCATTCGACTGCTCTACGCCGAGGGGGATGTGCTCTACGTGCCGCTGGAGTACATCCACAAGCTGCAGCGCTACGAGGCCGGTGAAGGGATCAAGCCGAAGCTCCATCGCTTAGGTAGCCATGAGTGGCAGACTGTCAAGCAGCGGGCCAAGCGCCGGCTCAAAGAGATTGCCCGCGAGCTGGTTCGGCTCTACGCCCGCCGGAAGCTTTCAAGCGGCTTCGCCTTCCCTGCCGATACGCTCTGGCAGAAGGAGATGGAAGCCGCCTTCCCTTACGAGGACACCCCTGACCAGGCGCGTGCTACCGCTGAGGTGAAGGCGGACATGGAGGCTCCAATCCCGATGGACCGGCTCATCTGCGGTGATGTCGGCTTCGGGAAGACGGAGGTCGCCATCAGAGCGGCCTTCAAAGCGGTGCAGGCAGGGAAACAAGTAGCTGTGTTAGTGCCTACGACGGTCCTAGCGGAACAGCATTTCCTGACCTTCTCCGAACGCCTGCGTCCGTATCCGGTAGTCATCGCAGTCCTCTCGCGCTTCCGGACGCGGCAAGAGCAGCGAGAGATCTTGCGCCAGCTAGCCAGTGGACGCATTGACATCGTCATCGGCACACATCGGCTCCTGAGCCCAGACGTCCGATTCCATGACCTGGGGCTCCTCATCGTGGATGAAGAGCACCGCTTCGGTGTCATGGCAAAGGAGCGTCTGCGGCGTTTGCGGGTCAACGTCGACACATTGGTGCTGACAGCAACCCCAATTCCGCGGACGCTCCATATGGCGCTGATTGGCGTCCGTGACATCAGCCTCATCGAGACCCCGCCACAGAACCGGCTACCAGTACGCACATACGTCGTCCAGTGGGACGACGAGCTCATCCGTTATGCCATCGAAGCCGAATTGGAGCGCGAGGGCCAGGTCTTCTTCGTGACCAACCACATCCAGGGGATTGAGCAGCTCAAGGAGCGTCTCCAGCGCTTGGTCCCACGGGCTCGGTTTGGGGTTGCTCATGGCCGCATGCGGGCCCGGGAGCTGGAGGAAGTCATGGAGGATTTCTTGCGTGGGCGCTTGGACGTCCTCGTGTGCACGAAGATCGTGGAGGCTGGCCTCGATTTCCCACGTGCGAACACCATCTTCATCCACCACGCAGAGGACTTTGGGCTAGCGGAGCTCTACCAGCTCCGTGGGCGTGTGGGGCGTAGCAATGTGCAGGCGTACTGCTACCTCATCGTGCCACCAGTGGAGCAGCTTACCTCTGCAGCACTGCGGCGGCTCCAGGCGCTGGAGGAGTTTACCGAGCTCGGCAGCGGATTTCGCCTAGCGCTGCGCGACCTGGAGATCCGTGGCGCCGGGAACCTCTTCGGCCCTGAGCAGAGCGGCTTCTTGGCGCAGATGGGCTTTGAGCTCTACCAGCAAGTACTGGAGCGGGCCATAGAGGAGCTCAAAGCAGAAGAGTTCCCTGAGCTAGGACAGCGGCGCATCCCCGTCTTGAAGGCCCTGAGAAACCCTGGGCTTGTCTTGGACATTCCTGGCGAGGCACTGCTGCCTGATGACTACGTGCCTAGCGAGGGTGAGCGTTTCTACTTCTACAAGCGGCTCTACAAGGCGGAGCACGAAGCTGCCGTAGACGAAGTCGTGGCCGAGCTTCGAGACCGCTTCGGAGAGCTCCCGCCACCAGCACAGGCTCTCGTCGATGCCGTACGGTTGCGCGTGTACTTGCTCCACACGGGCTGTACTCGTGTGCGAGTCCGTCCTGCCGTGCTCTCCTTGGAACTTCCAGCACGAGGACGCGAGCTCTTCTACCGGTATGCTTTCCCGGTCTTCGTCGAGCTTGTCCACCGGTGGAGTGGGGCACAATTCGTCCAAGAGCGGCAACGGGTGTGGGTGGAGTTTCCATTGGCAGGCCAGGCAGACACGTTCCGACTGGCCCGGCTGATCTGGGAGGAGCTTGCCTGTGCCCTCCACGGCGTAGAGGTTGAGGCTCCGTTGGAGTTGGAGAGCGAAGTCGAGGAGGAGGTCCCGTGA